A portion of the Corynebacterium occultum genome contains these proteins:
- a CDS encoding PorA family porin, with protein sequence MSDFLTTWSAASSDGIFGEVFGLLDTAGTWAGALADLLGLL encoded by the coding sequence ATGTCTGACTTCCTCACCACCTGGTCCGCTGCTTCCTCCGATGGCATCTTCGGCGAGGTCTTCGGCCTGCTGGATACCGCTGGCACCTGGGCTGGCGCCCTCGCTGACCTGCTGGGCCTGCTGTAA
- a CDS encoding rhodanese-like domain-containing protein, translating to MKNVSVNEVPADAQLIDVRENDEWAIDHAADAVHIPMSDFIGRINEIDAERDIYVICKLGGRSAQVAEYLDEKLEGARVYNVDGGTDAWRKAGLPMA from the coding sequence ATGAAGAACGTCAGTGTCAACGAGGTCCCGGCCGATGCCCAGCTTATCGACGTCCGCGAGAACGACGAGTGGGCCATTGACCACGCCGCCGACGCCGTCCACATCCCGATGAGTGATTTCATCGGCCGGATCAACGAGATCGACGCGGAGCGCGATATCTACGTGATCTGCAAGCTCGGTGGCCGTTCCGCACAGGTTGCCGAATACCTGGATGAAAAGCTCGAGGGTGCCCGGGTCTACAACGTCGATGGCGGCACCGATGCCTGGCGCAAGGCCGGTCTGCCGATGGCCTAG
- the ppk2 gene encoding polyphosphate kinase 2, with amino-acid sequence MAEHNGDELPVIDLAKTEGYVVDDSDEDDPTLLRPDGTAIETWRENYPYEERMTREEYEKIKRALQIELLKFQNWTKETGQRHIVLFEGRDAAGKGGTIKRFNEHLNPRGARTVALERPSPRESTSWYFQRYIQHFPAAGEIVFFDRSWYNRSGVERVMGFCTESQHAEFLREVPMLENMLLGSGISLTKFWFSVTRKEQRTRFAIRQVDPVRQWKLSPMDLASLDKWDDYTRAKEEQFRYTDTDESPWITIKSNDKKRARINAMRYVLSKFEYTEKDHEIVGTPDPNIVLRGISQIGD; translated from the coding sequence ATGGCTGAACACAATGGTGATGAACTTCCCGTCATCGATCTCGCAAAAACCGAGGGCTATGTCGTGGATGACTCCGATGAGGATGATCCGACACTGCTCCGTCCAGATGGCACCGCGATCGAGACCTGGCGCGAGAACTATCCCTATGAGGAGCGGATGACCCGCGAGGAGTACGAGAAGATCAAGCGTGCCCTCCAGATCGAGCTCCTGAAATTCCAGAATTGGACCAAGGAGACGGGGCAGCGGCACATCGTGCTCTTCGAGGGGCGTGATGCCGCCGGTAAGGGCGGCACCATCAAGCGTTTCAATGAGCACCTCAATCCTCGTGGGGCACGCACCGTCGCCCTGGAGAGGCCTTCCCCGCGGGAATCCACCTCCTGGTATTTCCAGCGTTATATCCAGCACTTCCCGGCGGCCGGGGAGATCGTGTTCTTCGATCGCTCCTGGTACAACCGTTCTGGCGTGGAACGCGTCATGGGATTTTGCACGGAGTCCCAGCACGCCGAATTCCTGCGTGAGGTTCCGATGCTGGAGAATATGCTGCTGGGTTCGGGCATCTCCCTGACCAAATTCTGGTTCTCGGTGACCCGTAAGGAACAGCGCACCCGTTTCGCCATCCGTCAGGTTGACCCGGTTCGTCAGTGGAAGCTCTCCCCGATGGACCTGGCCTCCCTGGACAAGTGGGATGACTACACCCGCGCCAAGGAGGAGCAGTTCCGCTACACCGACACTGATGAATCCCCCTGGATCACCATCAAGTCGAATGACAAGAAGCGGGCCCGCATCAACGCGATGCGCTATGTCCTCAGCAAGTTCGAGTACACCGAAAAAGACCATGAGATCGTGGGAACACCGGACCCCAATATCGTCCTGCGTGGCATCTCCCAGATCGGTGACTAA
- a CDS encoding Pls/PosA family non-ribosomal peptide synthetase codes for MSLKDIPAQFLRAAEAPPKRTLYEVLATTAQLNPEAAAIDDGEIITYSELMDAVHELARELHANGVRRGDRIGVRMSSGTKDLYIAILATIAAGAAYVPVDADDPDERADMVFGEAKINGVFTDEGFRMLRPTAGGDTRRPLLDDTAWIIFTSGSTGKPKGVAVSHRSAAAFVDAEAQMFLVDSPGGPLGPEDRVLAGLSVAFDASCEEMWLAWGHGACLVPAPRSLVRSGMDLGPWLIRRDITVVSTVPTLAGLWPAEALSHVRLLIVGGEACTQELVERLSTPDREVWNTYGPTEATVVACGTQLYAGQPVGIGLPLAGWDLAVVDGEGTPVGIGEVGELVIGGVGLARYLDPEKDREKYAPLPSVGWSRAYRSGDHVRLEEDGLYFVGRVDDQVKIGGRRIELGEVDANVAALPNVRSSAVVVQTTGADQKVLVAYVSLENEEAGFHQKEAATRLAETMPAALVPRICVMEDLPVTTSGKVDKKSLPWPLPGVGVEATNLTEIEAWLAQIWVDVLGTAIEDADADFFSLGGSSLAAATLVGRVRAKVPTVAVRDLYDHPRLGSFAETVENIAAKSGVTLDDAPAKPAREVKPVGFGTRLAQALIQVPIMTLQAGSWVAWLALINNVAVEFGTPWAVSLPWWAVIAMVLILATPLGRLPIGGWGARLLTTGIAPGNYPRGGSTHLRIWAAERLSDASGARNIAGSTWVNYYSRSLGVKVGRGVDLHTLPPVTGLLTLGQHSSIEPEVDLSGYWVDGDILRIGAIEIGPNARVGARSTLLPGTVIGADAHVEAGSTVTGNKMIKAGSRWSGSPAVKVGRSKHRFPDEHPPRRSRWVPIYGTTSILLSLHPLIALGAGVLLVLWLLNLTGGNAFLGALVFAPLGGLAAFATYMVLTWLGVRLLGIGLSPGVTPVRSRRGWQIWATERLMDDARTHLFPLYAAQLTPLWFRSLGTKIGKDVEISTAVMVPKLSDIRDGAFLADDTLIGGYELGGGWMLTGESRVGKRSFVGNSGIVGTGRKLAKNSLVAVLSSTPKKTKANANWWGSPPERMRRVTVEADGGDALTYNPGLRVKLTRGYIETLRLLAPMFSAMLLAFSLSLMQLLLQYADGLAGLGLAWLLGGLILMLTGIIAMVVTVIVKWLCVGKHKAGDHPLWSWFVWLNELQDAFVETVAGPWFLVPNLGTGQINTALRLLGVKIGRGAWIDSYWFPETDLISVGKGATVGPGTVVQTHLFQDRVMSLDTVTIGEGATLGSHSVALPAASLGDAATVGPGSLVMRGDQVPGNTLWQGNPIEPWQQ; via the coding sequence GTGTCGCTCAAGGACATACCGGCGCAGTTCCTCCGCGCCGCGGAGGCCCCTCCCAAACGCACGCTCTATGAGGTGCTCGCCACCACCGCCCAGCTCAACCCGGAGGCGGCGGCCATCGACGACGGTGAGATCATCACCTACTCCGAGCTGATGGATGCGGTTCATGAACTGGCCCGTGAACTGCACGCCAACGGGGTGCGTCGCGGGGACCGCATCGGTGTCCGTATGTCCTCCGGAACCAAGGACCTCTACATCGCCATCCTGGCGACCATCGCCGCCGGTGCCGCCTATGTGCCGGTTGACGCAGATGACCCGGATGAGCGTGCGGACATGGTCTTCGGGGAGGCGAAGATCAACGGTGTCTTCACCGATGAGGGCTTCCGGATGCTGCGCCCCACCGCCGGTGGCGACACCCGCCGCCCCCTGCTCGATGACACCGCCTGGATCATCTTCACCTCCGGCTCGACCGGCAAGCCCAAGGGCGTGGCCGTCAGCCACCGCTCCGCCGCCGCCTTCGTCGACGCTGAGGCCCAGATGTTCCTGGTGGACTCCCCCGGCGGCCCGCTGGGTCCCGAGGACCGCGTCCTGGCCGGGCTTTCCGTAGCCTTCGACGCCTCCTGTGAGGAAATGTGGCTGGCCTGGGGACACGGTGCCTGCCTGGTGCCGGCCCCGCGTTCCCTGGTTCGTTCCGGCATGGACCTCGGCCCCTGGCTGATCCGTCGCGACATCACCGTGGTCTCCACGGTGCCCACCCTGGCCGGGCTCTGGCCGGCGGAGGCGCTCTCCCATGTGCGCCTCCTGATCGTCGGCGGTGAGGCCTGCACCCAGGAACTGGTGGAGCGCCTTTCCACCCCGGACCGTGAGGTGTGGAACACCTACGGCCCCACCGAAGCCACCGTGGTCGCCTGTGGCACCCAGCTCTACGCCGGTCAGCCGGTGGGCATCGGCCTGCCGCTGGCGGGTTGGGACCTGGCCGTCGTGGACGGTGAGGGTACCCCCGTCGGCATCGGCGAGGTCGGTGAACTGGTGATCGGTGGTGTGGGCCTGGCCCGCTACCTCGATCCGGAGAAGGACCGCGAGAAGTACGCGCCCCTGCCCTCCGTGGGCTGGTCCCGCGCCTACCGTTCCGGTGACCATGTCCGCCTGGAGGAGGATGGCCTCTACTTCGTCGGCCGGGTGGATGACCAGGTCAAGATCGGAGGTCGTCGCATTGAGCTGGGCGAGGTGGACGCCAACGTCGCCGCCCTGCCCAATGTCCGCTCCTCCGCTGTGGTGGTGCAGACCACCGGCGCAGATCAGAAGGTGCTGGTCGCCTATGTCTCCCTGGAGAATGAGGAGGCCGGTTTCCATCAGAAGGAGGCCGCGACACGGTTGGCTGAGACCATGCCCGCCGCCCTGGTTCCCCGCATCTGTGTGATGGAGGATCTGCCGGTGACCACCTCCGGCAAGGTGGACAAGAAATCCCTGCCCTGGCCCCTGCCGGGAGTCGGGGTGGAGGCCACCAACCTCACGGAAATCGAGGCCTGGCTCGCCCAGATCTGGGTTGATGTGCTGGGCACCGCCATTGAGGATGCCGACGCGGATTTCTTCTCCCTCGGTGGTTCCTCCCTGGCCGCAGCCACCCTGGTCGGCAGGGTCCGCGCGAAGGTCCCGACCGTCGCCGTCCGCGATCTCTATGACCATCCCCGCCTCGGTTCCTTCGCCGAAACCGTGGAGAATATCGCCGCCAAGTCCGGTGTCACGCTTGACGACGCCCCCGCTAAGCCGGCCCGCGAGGTTAAGCCGGTGGGCTTCGGCACCCGGCTGGCACAGGCACTGATCCAGGTGCCGATCATGACCCTCCAGGCCGGTTCCTGGGTGGCCTGGCTGGCCCTGATCAATAATGTCGCTGTGGAGTTCGGTACCCCCTGGGCGGTGTCCCTGCCCTGGTGGGCGGTGATCGCCATGGTCCTGATCCTGGCGACCCCGCTGGGCCGCCTCCCGATCGGTGGTTGGGGTGCCCGCCTGCTCACCACCGGGATCGCCCCCGGAAACTACCCGCGCGGTGGTTCCACCCACCTGCGGATCTGGGCCGCCGAAAGACTTTCCGATGCCTCAGGTGCCCGCAATATCGCCGGTTCCACCTGGGTGAACTACTACTCCCGTTCCCTGGGGGTGAAGGTCGGCCGGGGCGTGGACCTCCACACCCTGCCGCCGGTCACCGGCCTGCTGACCCTGGGCCAGCACTCCTCCATCGAACCGGAGGTGGATCTCTCCGGCTACTGGGTGGACGGCGACATCCTCCGCATCGGTGCCATCGAGATCGGCCCGAACGCCCGCGTCGGCGCCCGCTCCACCCTGCTGCCGGGCACCGTGATCGGTGCCGACGCCCACGTCGAAGCGGGTTCCACCGTCACCGGCAACAAGATGATCAAGGCCGGCTCCCGCTGGTCGGGCAGCCCCGCCGTCAAGGTGGGCCGCTCCAAGCACCGCTTCCCGGATGAACATCCTCCCCGCCGCAGCCGCTGGGTCCCCATCTACGGAACAACCTCCATCCTGCTCTCCCTGCACCCCCTGATCGCCCTGGGTGCCGGTGTACTGCTGGTGCTGTGGCTGCTGAACCTGACCGGCGGCAACGCCTTCCTCGGTGCACTGGTCTTCGCTCCCCTGGGTGGCCTGGCCGCCTTCGCCACCTACATGGTGCTGACCTGGCTGGGGGTGCGCCTGCTGGGCATCGGACTGAGCCCGGGGGTCACCCCGGTGCGTTCCCGCCGGGGTTGGCAGATCTGGGCCACCGAGCGTCTCATGGATGATGCCCGCACCCACCTCTTCCCGCTCTACGCCGCACAGCTGACCCCGCTCTGGTTCCGCAGCCTCGGCACCAAGATCGGCAAGGACGTGGAGATCTCCACCGCGGTGATGGTGCCGAAGCTCTCCGATATCCGTGATGGTGCCTTCCTGGCCGATGACACCCTCATCGGCGGTTATGAACTCGGCGGCGGCTGGATGCTGACCGGCGAGTCTCGCGTGGGCAAACGCTCCTTCGTCGGCAACTCCGGCATCGTCGGCACCGGCCGCAAGCTGGCCAAGAATTCCCTGGTGGCGGTGCTCTCCTCCACCCCGAAGAAGACCAAGGCCAATGCCAACTGGTGGGGGTCCCCGCCGGAGCGGATGCGCCGCGTGACCGTCGAAGCTGACGGTGGTGATGCCCTGACCTACAACCCGGGCCTGCGGGTGAAGCTGACCCGTGGCTATATTGAGACCCTGCGTCTGCTGGCACCCATGTTCTCCGCCATGCTGCTCGCCTTCTCCCTCAGCCTGATGCAGCTGCTGCTGCAGTACGCCGATGGTCTGGCTGGCCTTGGCCTGGCCTGGCTGCTGGGCGGACTGATCCTGATGCTGACCGGCATCATCGCCATGGTCGTGACCGTGATCGTGAAATGGCTCTGTGTGGGCAAGCACAAGGCCGGGGATCACCCCCTCTGGTCCTGGTTCGTGTGGCTCAATGAGCTCCAGGACGCTTTCGTCGAAACCGTCGCCGGCCCCTGGTTCCTCGTCCCGAACCTGGGTACCGGTCAGATCAACACCGCCCTGCGACTGCTGGGTGTGAAGATCGGCCGTGGTGCCTGGATCGACAGCTACTGGTTCCCGGAAACCGACCTGATCAGCGTGGGTAAGGGTGCCACCGTCGGCCCCGGAACCGTGGTTCAGACCCACCTCTTCCAGGACCGGGTGATGAGCCTGGACACCGTCACCATCGGTGAAGGTGCCACCCTGGGCTCCCACTCCGTGGCACTGCCCGCCGCATCCCTTGGTGATGCCGCGACCGTCGGCCCCGGTTCCCTGGTGATGCGCGGTGACCAGGTACCCGGCAACACCCTCTGGCAGGGCAACCCGATCGAACCCTGGCAGCAGTAG
- a CDS encoding PorH family porin: MDLDFAIDQLDVFATFGKNIGDVLTGLPDLLQTLISFFTGGAEDSTAETSSIIEAGSSTEE; the protein is encoded by the coding sequence ATGGATCTTGATTTCGCTATCGATCAGCTTGACGTCTTCGCCACCTTCGGCAAGAACATCGGCGATGTTCTCACCGGCCTCCCGGATCTGCTGCAGACTCTCATCAGCTTCTTCACTGGCGGCGCTGAGGACAGCACTGCTGAGACCTCCTCCATCATTGAGGCCGGCTCCTCCACTGAGGAATAA
- the groL gene encoding chaperonin GroEL (60 kDa chaperone family; promotes refolding of misfolded polypeptides especially under stressful conditions; forms two stacked rings of heptamers to form a barrel-shaped 14mer; ends can be capped by GroES; misfolded proteins enter the barrel where they are refolded when GroES binds) encodes MAKMIAFDEEARRGLEKGLNILADAVKVTLGPKGRNVVLEKSWGAPTITNDGVSIAREIELEDPYEKIGAELVKEVAKKTDDVAGDGTTTATVLAQAMVREGLRNVAAGSNPMGIKRGIEQAVVKVTEHLLSQAKEVETEEQIAATAGISAADPAIGAQIAKAMYAVGAGKANKDSVITVEESNTFGVELEVTEGMRFDKGYISGYFATDTERLEAVLEDPYILFVSSKISNIKDLLPLLEKVMQSGKPLLIIAEDVEGEALSTLVVNKIRGTFKSVAVKAPGFGDRRKAQLQDMAILTGGQVIAEEVGLSLETADLPLLGRARKVVVTKDDTTIVEGAGTPEQIEGRVNQIRAEIDNSDSDYDKEKLQERLAKLAGGVAVLKVGAATEVELKERKHRIEDAVRNAKAAVEEGIVAGGGVALLQAAKALEGLQLTGDEATGVRIVNEALSAPLKQIAQNAGLEPGVVAAKVLELPEGQGLNAATGEYEDLMAAGINDPVKVTRSALQNAASIAALFLTTEAVVADKPQPAGSAMPGADEMGGMGGF; translated from the coding sequence ATGGCAAAGATGATTGCCTTCGATGAAGAGGCACGTCGTGGTCTGGAAAAGGGTCTGAACATCCTGGCCGACGCTGTCAAGGTCACCCTCGGCCCCAAGGGTCGTAACGTCGTCCTGGAAAAGTCCTGGGGCGCCCCGACCATCACCAACGACGGTGTCTCCATCGCCCGTGAGATCGAGCTTGAGGATCCCTACGAGAAGATCGGCGCCGAGCTGGTCAAGGAAGTAGCGAAGAAGACTGACGACGTCGCTGGCGACGGCACCACCACCGCCACCGTGCTGGCACAGGCAATGGTCCGTGAGGGCCTGCGCAACGTTGCCGCCGGTTCCAACCCGATGGGCATCAAGCGCGGCATCGAGCAGGCCGTGGTCAAGGTCACCGAGCACCTGCTGAGCCAGGCCAAGGAGGTGGAGACCGAGGAGCAGATCGCTGCCACCGCCGGTATCTCCGCCGCCGACCCGGCCATCGGTGCCCAGATCGCCAAGGCCATGTACGCCGTCGGCGCTGGCAAGGCCAACAAGGATTCCGTCATCACCGTCGAAGAGTCCAACACCTTCGGTGTTGAGCTCGAGGTCACCGAGGGTATGCGCTTCGACAAGGGCTACATCTCCGGTTACTTCGCCACCGACACCGAGCGTCTGGAGGCTGTCCTGGAGGATCCGTACATCCTCTTCGTCTCCTCCAAGATCTCCAACATCAAGGATCTGCTGCCCCTGCTGGAGAAGGTCATGCAGTCCGGCAAGCCGCTGCTGATCATCGCCGAGGACGTCGAGGGCGAGGCACTGTCCACCCTGGTCGTCAACAAGATCCGTGGCACCTTCAAGTCCGTCGCCGTCAAGGCACCGGGCTTCGGTGACCGCCGCAAGGCGCAGCTGCAGGACATGGCCATCCTCACCGGTGGCCAGGTCATCGCCGAGGAGGTCGGCCTCTCCCTGGAGACCGCTGATCTGCCGCTGCTGGGTCGCGCCCGCAAGGTCGTCGTCACCAAGGACGACACCACCATCGTCGAGGGTGCCGGTACCCCGGAGCAGATCGAGGGTCGCGTGAACCAGATTCGCGCCGAGATCGACAACTCCGACTCCGACTACGACAAGGAGAAGCTGCAGGAGCGTCTGGCCAAGCTGGCTGGCGGCGTTGCAGTCCTCAAGGTCGGTGCCGCTACCGAGGTCGAGCTCAAGGAGCGTAAGCACCGCATCGAGGATGCCGTCCGTAACGCCAAGGCTGCTGTCGAGGAGGGCATCGTCGCCGGCGGCGGCGTGGCTCTGCTGCAGGCTGCCAAGGCTCTGGAGGGCCTCCAGCTCACCGGTGATGAGGCTACCGGTGTGCGCATCGTCAACGAGGCACTGTCCGCACCCCTGAAGCAGATCGCCCAGAACGCTGGCCTGGAGCCGGGCGTCGTCGCCGCCAAGGTTCTCGAGCTGCCGGAGGGTCAGGGCCTCAACGCCGCCACCGGCGAGTACGAGGACCTCATGGCCGCCGGCATCAACGACCCGGTCAAGGTGACCCGCTCTGCACTGCAGAACGCCGCCTCCATCGCGGCTCTCTTCCTGACCACTGAGGCTGTCGTCGCCGACAAGCCGCAGCCGGCAGGTTCCGCAATGCCGGGTGCTGATGAGATGGGTGGCATGGGCGGCTTCTAA
- a CDS encoding MarR family winged helix-turn-helix transcriptional regulator, whose amino-acid sequence MPSTNEIPTALLESPSFQLERLRRRTRDEAEQALNTQETSLREYWVLTCLVDRDAASQSYLSELLAIDASDMVRLIDALEAHGWAARERDPKDRRRQIVTSTKKGRSAQAKLVALVTEAEDRALDESTSKQLKHLRKLAASIIATEED is encoded by the coding sequence ATGCCTTCCACTAATGAGATACCCACAGCGCTGCTGGAGTCTCCTTCATTCCAGCTGGAGCGTCTGCGTCGCCGCACCCGTGATGAAGCGGAGCAGGCTCTCAACACCCAGGAAACCTCGCTGCGGGAGTACTGGGTCCTCACCTGCCTCGTCGACCGTGACGCAGCAAGCCAGTCCTATCTCAGCGAACTCCTGGCGATCGACGCCTCCGACATGGTTCGTCTCATCGACGCCCTGGAGGCTCATGGCTGGGCCGCCCGGGAGCGGGATCCGAAGGATCGCCGTCGTCAGATCGTGACCAGCACCAAGAAGGGTCGCAGTGCGCAGGCCAAACTTGTCGCACTGGTGACCGAGGCAGAGGACCGGGCTCTGGATGAGTCCACCTCCAAACAGCTCAAGCATCTGCGGAAACTCGCAGCCAGCATCATCGCCACAGAAGAGGATTAA